The sequence TAGCATTTCTGTTTTTCCATTACAAAATGCAACACATGAGCTCTGTCACAGTAAACCAATCCTTTGCAACATCTCCTGTTACTAACTTTGCAGTCCTAGATGTTTTATGAGAATAAACTTTGAGCCTCTCTCTGTTAAACGAGTCTTCTAGTGAAATATGATCCTTTAACATAACAAAAGCTTTAGACAAGATCACTAGGCCCATTTTCAGTGATGCCTTAGGTATTTTGGCATAGGGCACTGCATTCCCGCTTGCAGTCTCAGCAAAGCACatgtgttgaaccaaaggtgaGACTGCGAACACCATCTTGATAGTCAAGATGACCCTGAAACTAATTGGTAGTTGTTGCAACAATGAGCTCACCTCTATATGCACTTGCTTTGTTATAAACTAATTGGATTGCTTTGATGCTATGCTTATCTGTGGGGCCTGGGATTTTGGGCTCTTTGCCCACAGAGGGGAAGTATCTGTAAgccttagatcaggcttcctcaaactcggccctccagctgtttttggcctacaactcccatgatccctagctagcaggaccagtggtcagggatgatgggaattgtagtctcaaaacatctggagggccaagtttgaggaagcctgccttagataGTTTCCAGCTATGCCCTCAGATGGATTGATGAGAAGTTCTGGTCAAACAAAAGTATGCCGTCTTTTGTATAAGTAATGCTTAACTTATTAGCACTTTGTGGACAAGTCATGATTGCTTCCTGCTGTGGTGTTCCCCCCATGTCTGTAATGGCAGTGGGGCTTTGCAGGCTGTGTTGTAAGTTTATGcttttctttaataaagcactagaactggcCATTCTGGTGTCTTTGATTTTCTCTTTTGGTATCTGCACCAAACCACTTCCACTGACCCTCCTTTGGGCTGCAGATCAGAACAACACACCACATTGCTCAAAATATTCAATTTTTTTTAGAGGGATATAATCTGTGTTGTGCCAGATTCTAAAAACATCCCTGTTGCACCTACAACCCACAATTTAGTGTAGCATAAGGTTTCATGTACTTGTGGCCACAAATTTTATCCCACTGCAGATCTGTTCCATCTTTAAGGTACCACAATGCTTGTTTATCTTTTTCCTACTACGAAGTAAATGGCAACCTTTCCCGAATTCATATGCAATTCCACAATGTGTTTGGAGTGCTGTACTGCATTTCTTTCAGCGCTTTGGATTTTGAAGTCATTTTGTTATGTctattttggggaaagttttgcTCCTCCCTCAACCTCACGTGAGAAGGAATGACAAAGGGATCCAAATTGAAGTACAcagtatacaaaaatgtgtgatgGCTTCTCTCCAGCAACAATGATTCTAGTACACTTAGCATTTCCACACAATTGGATTAATTATAGGATTTAAATGGATGTATCCTATTTCCATAGCAGGTAGCACATTTTCAGCTGTATGCTAACTGATCGTCTACAGGGACTCACcttgcttttgtttctttccaGGCTTGTTCTCCTGGCATCCTTTCTTAATGTCTCTTGCGGTAAGCCAGCCACAGGCATTCTTTACAATCGTCTTCCTAAATAACTAATTATAACCTTACCTTATCTATATCGGGCTTTGTTTAGTGGACCGAATAGTCTGAGAAAGGGCTGGAGGCAGCTTGTTGTGGAGTAAGAAATTCTGTGCTAAGGAATTGGAAAAGGCAGAGGAGATGCAGCTGCTCCTGCCTGTTGTGGGACTCGAATCCAGAATTCCCTACTGGTAGATAGGATTAAAATATGAGATAATTATCCCTTCCTTCTCTGTGTGCAGCTCACAAAGTTTTTATCTTCTCCTTTGCTGATGAGGATCACTATAAAATTTgtaccagccagatgggcgggtattattattattattattattattattattattattaccaccttcTTTAGAAAAGAGATAAGCCTTTCCATGACAGAACAATTTCTTCTCCAGTATTTGGCAGGAATTCCCAAGTTATTACACAAAGTTAAATGCTGGGGGAAAGCAAggaagcttttgttgttgttgttaagctgGGAATGAGTGCAATTTTACCATTGGCTAAATGTAATGTAACAAACCATAGTGGTGTTGTCTTCTTTTGCCTCTCCAGTTTTCTTTCCTGATGACAGAAGCCCTGCTGACTTTCTCTCCAGAGAGCTCCCTCCTCCAGTCCTTCTCCCGGAAGGCCAAGGTCCGCTTCCATTGGGCTTTACAGTTGCTCTCACTCACCTGTGCAGTGTTGGGCTTGGCCATCATCAGCTATAACAAGTACCGCAAGGGGAAAGACCATTTTGTCACCTGGCACGGTTTGACTGGCTTGCTGACGGTGCTGTATGCTACCATGCAGTGCATGGGGGGCCTTGCTCTGCTCTACCCCAAGCTGATGAAGAACTGGACACTGAGCAAACTCAAGCTTTATCATGCCACATCAGGGCTGATCGGTTACATTCTTGGCTGTGCCAGTTTGATGCTGGGTATGTGTTCCTTGTGGTTTACCATATCTGTAACTGGAGTCTCCTGGTATCTTTCCATGCTGTGTCCTATCCTCACCAGCCTGGTTATCATGAACCAAGTGAGCAATGCCTACCTCTATCGCAAAAGAATCCAGCCTTGAAAGCCATTCTGAAACAGACAGCTTGTGGGATCTCTGAAGACTTCCTGCATTGTCAGTAAGGAGTCAGGTGGTCTTACAAGGCAGTGGGACTGAAGAATCTCTTTTTACTTGCCTATAGCATCATATGGTATTTTATGTAATTTCTGACTTTTCCCTGTTAAAATCCTGGAGATGCCCATCCTGTTGAACCAGCTTCCTTTTGGTGCCAGAGTGTCCATGTAGCATTTTCTCTTCTCTGTCAAAATACCTCTGGAAATATGGCCAGTGCTAAGTAGCCCAGTTGCACTCTGCTGGTGCCTCCCTGTGAAAGAACACCAAGTATTGCTTAGGTCGTTCTTGATTCAGGTAGCTGCTGACGTCCTTCTtgcatacagacacacacacctcagCTGTTTTAATATACTTTCTCTTGGTAAACTGTTTGGGGTTCAGATGTCCTGGTTTCGGTATCAGATTGAACCTTTTAACACTCTGAATAAGGGAAGGgctgatctctctctaacacagtTGTAACGGCCTGAGTTTCTGTCTAAAAAAATCTGTCCTGACTGTGCAGTGCTCTAAGCTGTATTAGAAATGACAAGGTAATTTGAGCTAGGCAGGATCTAAACATATtatgtgctttaaaaacaaagctgTCTTGTATGGAGACTCTACAACCAGAAAGTGGCAAGGGAGGACAGAGGGCCTAAGACTTCTCATTTTTTAATGCTCAAGAACACCAGATCACCcctgttgtgtatactgtgtatatatggacaatgacaataaatttatcttatcttatcttatcttatcttatcttatctagcAGGTTTTCTCCCCAGCAGGATTCAAAGTGCATGTTAGCATGTAagtgtaaattattattactgctgcttTATCTGTTCATAGCCTTGTAGCTGAAGCTCTCAGGGGGATTTACATAAACAGTTTAAAAACCAAACCTGATCAACTATATGTGTTAGACTGGCTGAGTAACTTCACTTCCTGAAATAGTGAAGTGGCTCAGATGTGGATCCATTAGCCATTGGTGTTTTCCAGAGACAATTTGATGTGAAGAGATGGTGGTTGACATGTAGAGCATTTTGTACAACCTGTCTTAGATCTAGACAAACGTTAGGAGATACTTGCCATTTCCTTCCACTGTTATAATATTCTGAGGGCTGCAACTCCTTCACTACCCCACCTTCtctcctgtgttttttttttttactctcttaGAAGTCCTGTCATTCCATGTCTTCACCACTCAGTTCAATGTGGCTTAGTCCCCTGCTACTCTGGACTGCATTGTAGGGTCTGTGCTTGCCTTGTGTTTGTGTGGAAgttgggggaaaggaagaaattgcTACTGTGTCCTCCCTTCTGTCGCCACTCTGGCCCTCAGTAGTTACTGTGGCCTTTTCTTTGGTCAGCTGCTataacagcagccattttgagaGCAACTGCTGCCTAGAAAATAACAGGCAAACACTGAgaaccaggaagaagaggggcagcaCAGTGatggattctcctcctcctcttccctgatGGAAAGATGTGAGGCAGGCAAAAGTTACATGAGCATATGGTACACTGAACTTGAGAAAGGCTTTCAAGAATGGTATAACCAAGTCTCTGTTCCCTTCTTTGCACTGATAACTTCTGGGTTCCTCCTTTCAGGTTGACGCGTGCACTGTTCATGGGAAAGCTTCACGGACAAAAGCACAATACTATGTAAGCTTAGGAATTTCTCTTTGAACTTCTGGCCTAGTGGTATAGGTTCTCATAATCTTTTATCCTATACCTGGACTGGTATACCACAAGACCACATTATTACCTGAAACTATTCCTGATAGAGGGAAGCTTACAGCCCGGCAAATGTATTTATGCCCTCTCAAGGTGGAGAAGAAACCTGCTCAGTCCTTTCCCTTCTAGGTGTACAGAATTTCCATTCACTCTTGCGTTATGGTAGATGAATAGTAGCTTCATTTTATGGCTAGGTAAGCAAAAGGGAGCCCTGATTTCCAAAGGTTACCCACTGATCCAAGCACAGAGGTTAGAATAGTATCTGCATGGCTGTCTTCTTTTGTAGCTCTTAGACCAAAACTCCCAGCATTTGATTTCTCATGAGTCACAGTATTTAACAGAGACGATCCTGTGAACAGGAACATGGAAGCAGAGCACTGAAATACAGATAAGCGCTCTTCTTTTTTCAGACTTGGCACTGTTTGCCGATACATGACATTTTCTGCACAAATGTAACGTGTGATCAACACTTGTGTTGATCTACATACAATCTCTGTGTGGAAATGCTTTCTACACAGGAATGTTGAGGCACTCAGAAAAGCTTCTAGATGGGCTGATGGTACTTAATCTC comes from Podarcis raffonei isolate rPodRaf1 chromosome 2, rPodRaf1.pri, whole genome shotgun sequence and encodes:
- the LOC128408159 gene encoding transmembrane reductase CYB561D2, producing MALTIETESRIYHSLRAVFGATAHLASLGFTIFVAVVARPGSSLFSWHPFLMSLAFSFLMTEALLTFSPESSLLQSFSRKAKVRFHWALQLLSLTCAVLGLAIISYNKYRKGKDHFVTWHGLTGLLTVLYATMQCMGGLALLYPKLMKNWTLSKLKLYHATSGLIGYILGCASLMLGMCSLWFTISVTGVSWYLSMLCPILTSLVIMNQVSNAYLYRKRIQP